The Nitrospinota bacterium region CATCCGCCGTGAAAAGTTATCAACAAATTTTTTTTCACAAGGAGAAATCGCTGTTTTTAAAGCTGTTGGTTTCCGCTTTCAACATGCTTCGTTACTATCGCATTCACGCAAAAAAATTTCTTCCTTCTCCCCATGTTTTCACCAAAAAACGGCACGAAAAAAAATGAGGCATGGGTTCACCATTTTCTTGACTCGATGGGCCTGGAAATAAGAGAATAAAATATTGATTTGACGGGAGGTTGGAGAATCCACCGCTTGAGGGGATAATAGAACGCATGGCGCTGGTAATTTTAGGTCTCAATCACAACACCGCTCCGGTGGAGGTGCGGGAGAAGCTCGCCTTCAACCAAAAACATTTGGAAGAGGCGGCGGAACAAATCTTCGCCAGAATCCCCGAGATCGACGAAAAGGTCATCCTCTCCACCTGCAACCGCGTGGAAATTTACGCGCATGTGGAAGATGCCGAAAAAGGCCTGCAGGCGCTCAAGAATTTCCTCTACCGTTACCATGAGCTGGATGCCGGCTCGCTGGAACCGTACTTTTACAGTTACGCCCACGAGCAGGCGGTGGAGCACCTCTTCAAGGTCTCCTCCTCGCTCGACTCGATGGTGATGGGCGAGCCGCAGATATTGGGGCAGGTGAAGGATGCCTACCAGAACGCCCGCAAGGTGAAAGCGACGGGGCGCATCCTGAACCAGCTTTTTGAAAAAGCGTTCAGCGTGGCCAAGCGGGTCCGTACCGAAACCGCCGTGGCCGAATCGGCGGTCTCCATCTCGTACGCCGCCGTGGAACTGGCCGAAAAGATTTTCGGCAGCCTCGAAGGGCGCACCGTGCTGCTGATCGGCGCGGGCGAGATGATAGAGTTGGCCGGCAAACACCTCGTCAACCAGGGGGTGAAGACCATCTTGGTGGCCAACCACCACTATGAGCGCGCCGCGAACCTGGCCGTGAAGCTGGGCGGCAGCGCCGTGCCGTTCGAGCAGTTCCCCGACGAATTCGCCGACGCCGATATCGTGCTCTCCTCCACCGCCGCGCCGCACTACGTCATCAAGCGCGACATGGTGGAAAAGGCGATGCGCGCGCGCGCCGGCCGGCCGGTCTTTTTCATCGATATCGCCGTCCCGCGCGATATTGAGCCTTCCGTCAACGACATCCCGAACGTGTTCCTCTACGACATCGACGACCTCGGCAAGGTGGTGGACGCCAACCGGCGGGAGCGCGAAAAAGAGGCCGTGAAGGCGATGGAGATCATCCAGGCCGAGGTCTCGCGCTTTTCCGACTGGCTGGACCAGCTGGAGATGGAGCCGATGATCGTGGCGCTGCGCCAGAAGGCGCTGGAGATCAAGGAGCGCGAACTGCAAAAGACCTTCGCGCGGCTGAACCTCGACGACAAGCAGCGCGAGGCGGTCAACGCGATGGCGTCCGCGATGGTGAACAAGATTTTGCACGACCCCACCCTGCAACTGAAACGTCACGCCGTGAAAGGCGAAGACCCGCACCACCGCCGCTCGATCACCGAGCTGGCCAAACACCTTTTCAACCTGGAATAACCACACATGGCGAAACTGCACCTCCGCATCGGCACCCGTTCGTCGCCGCTCGCCCTCTGGCAGGCCGAACACATAAAAGGCGAAATGTTGAAGTTCGTGGAAGTCGGCTCGGTCGAGCTGGTGAAGATCAAGACCACCGGCGACAAGATACTGGACGTGCCGCTGGCGAAAGTCGGCGGCAAGGGGCTGTTCACCAAGGAAATAGAAGAGGCGATGCTGCGCGAAGAGATCGACCTCGCGGTGCATAGCATGAAGGACGTGCCGACGGCGGTGCCGGAAGGGCTGGAAGTAGCGATCATCACGAAGCGCGAAAACCCGCTTGATTCGCTGGTGAGCCGCGGCGTGGCGTTCAGGGATTTGCCGCAAGGCGCGCGTATCGGCACCAGCTCGCTCCGCCGCAAGTGCCAGTTGCTCCGCGTCCGCCCCGATTTCCGGATAGTCGACGTGCGGGGCAATGTGCAGACCCGTCTTAAGAAGATGGAATCGGGAAAATGGGATGCCGTCATTCTCGCCGCCGCCGGCATGATACGCCTCGGCTATGAAAACGACATCACCGAACTGCTCGATCCCGCCATCTCCCTTCCCGCCGTGGGACAGGGGGCGCTCGCCCTTGAAACCCGCGCGGGGAACGAAGAGGTGAATGCCATCGTCCGCCGCCTGCACCACCAGCCGTCCGCCATCTGCGTGGAGGCGGAGCGCGCGTTCCTTGGCCGCCTCGGCGGGGGATGCCAGGTGCCGATTGGGGCATACGGCGTCATCAGCGGCGAAACGCTTATTCTTGAAGGACTGGTGAGCGATCTCGCCGGCAAGCGCTACTTCCGCGAGACCATCGCCGTCAACCCCGCCAAGCGGCTGGAGGCGGGCGTGCGCTTGGCCGAAACGCTCCTGCGGGCGGGCGCCGAAGAGGTGTTGGCCGAATTCTACGCCTGACCCCGCTCTGATCCGGCGCATCTGATAAAATGGCGGCTATGGCATACATGGTATACGCCGCCACGATAGGTCTTTCGGCGTTCCTTCTCTTCCTCGTGCAGCCGATGGTGGCAAAAATGATTTTGCCGCTCTTCGGCGGCGGCGCGGCGGTCTGGCTTACCTGCGTCATTTTTTTCCAACTCCTTCTGTTCGCCGGGTATGCCTCATCGCACTGGGTGGTGACGAAGTACGGCGCGCGCCGCCACCTGATGTATCAGGCCGGTCTCACGGCGCTGTCGCTCCTCTTTGTGCCGTTCGCGGTAACGTACGGCCACGGCATTGAACCTCCCGCCGGCATTTTTTTGATTCTTCTTGCCACCGTGGGGGTTCCCTACTTTGTCCTTTCCACCACCAGCCCGGTGGTGCAGCGATGGCTTGCCGCCGATGCGCGGTACAGCGGCGCCAATCCCTACATCCTGTATGTGGTATCCAACGCCGGATCGCTGGCGGGCCTTTTCGCGTATCCGCTGCTGATTGAAACCGGTATCTCCACCGGCATGCAGGCGGCGCTATGGGCGGCGCTCTACGCGCTCTACGCCGCGCTTGTTGCCGCGTGCGTTTACTGTTTTCATTCAACGGCGGAAAGAACCTCCGCCGCGCCGGCCGCGCCAGGCGAAATGGCCGCGCCCGCCGTCGCGCCGAAAACGCGGCGCGGCTGGGTGGTGCGGAGCATGATCCCGTCGGCGGCGCTCATTGTTATCACCCATTACCTCACGCAGGACGTGGTGAATTTTCCGCTGCTCTGGGTGCTGCCACTCGCCCTCTACCTCCTTTCGTTTGTCATCTGCTTCGCCTTTCCCGCCGTTTCCCGCGCCGGCCAATTGCGCGCCTTAACGGTGTTGATACCGATACTCTTGCTGCTGCTGTTTCACGACGGGCGGGCCGCCGCGCCGTTTTATGCAAAAATCGCGGTGGCGTTGGCGGCGCTCTTCGGCATTGCGATGTTCTTCCACGGCAACCTGGAGCGGGAGAAGCCGCACAAATTCCTGCTCACCTCGTTTTACCTCCACATATCGCTGGGGGGGCTGCTGGGGAGCATCGGCGCCGGCATTATCGCGCCGCTGATTTTCAAGACGCAGTTCGAGTTCAGCCTCGTCATATTGGCGGCGATTTTTCTCATCGTGACGTCGGATTTTCCGCTCCGCCGCTCCGCCGCCCTGGCTTTCAATCTGGCGCTTGTCTCCGTCGCCACGTTGGGTTGGGCGCGGCAGGAGATGGGGTGGCATACGGAGGTGGTGGAGGCGGCGCGGAGCTTTTACGGCACATACCGGGTGGAGGATGTCCGGAACAATGACGGCGCGGCGTACCGGCAACTGGTGGCGGGCACCCATATCCACGGCATCCAGCGCATCGGCGGCGGCGAGCCGTTGGCTTATTATCATGAACAAAGCGGCGTCGGCCTCGCCCTGCGGCGGCTTCCGGCGGTGCGGCGCGTGGCGGTCATCGGGCTGGGGGCCGGGGTGATGGCCGCCTACGGCAAGGCGGGCGGCCGCTACGATTTTTATGAATTGGATCCCGTGGTGGCCGGTCTGGCGCGCCGCCATTTCACGTATATTGCGGAAAGCGGGGCGGAGGTCAACATCATCACCGGCGATGGCCGCCTCAATCTGCGCAACGCCCCCAATGGGTCGTACGACCTGATCGTGGTGGACGCGTTCACCAGCGGCTCCATCCCGGCGCACCTCATCACCGCCGAATTTACGCGCGAGGCGTTGGCAAAGCTGGCGCCGGACGGGCTGCTGATGTACAACATATCCAACCGGCACGTCGACCTCTTGCCGGTGCTGCGCGGGAATGCCGCGTCGCTGGGGTTGCGCATAGCCCGGCATATCGCGCCCGCGGTTGAGGAAGAGCAAAAATTCACCGCCGTCTGGGTGGCGCTCGCGCGCGGCCCGGCGCTGTTCGATGCGCTCACCACCGGCGATCCGCATTGGCACAAGCCGGGCGGGCCGGTGGCATTTTGGAGCGACGCCAAATCGGATGTCTGGACGCTGCTGAAATTCAGGTAGGTCACACAGCGGCCTATAGGCCATTTACACTGCGCGCCGAGGCGCTTGTGTGAAAAAGACGGAACAGTCCCGCAGACTGTCCGCTTTTTTCCGGAGCGGATGGAAAAAAGCCATTCCGCTCCTCCCATCCTGTGTGACATTGGCGCGGAGCGGCAAGCAGGTCGGCCCGTCGGGCCGATGACACGCAAGAATGCGTGTCCTGCCGGGAAAATAAGCCACTGCCAATAATCCGGGTTAAGTTTTTGGATGCATTTCACCGGTGGATGCAGTATTTTCACCCAATGCCGCCAGTAAGGGAATTTTCAACGGTGCAGACCATCGCGGTGATGGCGCTGCCGCTTATTTTCGCCATCGTGCTGCACGAGATCGCGCACGGCTACATGGCCTACCGCAAGGGGGACGACACAGCCCTGCGGATGGGCCGCCTGTCGCTCAACCCGATACACCATATAGACCCGTTCGGCACCATCCTGCTGCCGCTGGTGTTCTTCTTTTCAACCGGCATGCTCTTCGCCATGGCAAAGCCGGTGCCGGTGAATTTCTTCGCGCTGCGCCGCCCGAAGGAGGATATGGTCTGGGTGGCCGCCGCCGGGCCGGGCACCAACCTGCTGCTGGCGCTCTTTTCGGCCCTGCTGATATGGGGGGCCGGTTTTTTCGATTCGCGGACCGATTACTACATCGCCTTCATGAACCAGAAGCTTATCCCCGCCGACGCTTCGCCCATCATGTTCCCCATCGTCGGCATGCTCTACTATTCCGTCTTGCTGAACGTCATCCTCGCGGTCATCAACCTGATTCCCATCCCCCCGGCGGACGGCGGGCGGATCATGGTCGGCCTCCTGCCGCACAAAGCCGCCGCGGCCTATTCGCGGATAGAGCCGGTCGGCGTCATCCTGCTGATGGTCATCATCCTGTTCGATCCGCTGGGAATCGTCCGGCACGTCATCTGGCCGCTGATTGAAGGCATCGTGAATCTGCTGGTATGACGAAGAAACGCGTCCTGAGCGGCATGCAAAGCTCCGGCAAGCTCCACCTCGGCAACTACCTCGGCGCGCTGGAAAACTGGGTGGAGATGCAGAAGGATTACGATTGCTTCTATTTCGTGGCGGATTGGCACGCCCTCTCCACCAATTACGAGGATACGGCCAACCTCAAGGAAAACGTCATCGACATCGGCATCAACTGGCTGGCGGCGGGGCTGAAACCCGACACCTGCACCATGTTCATTCAGTCGCTCATTCCGCAGCACGCGGTGCTGCACCTGCTTTTTTCCATGATAACGCCGATACCGTGGCTGGAGCGGGTGCCGAGCTATAAGGAGAAGATGGAAAACGTCAGCAGCCGCGATCTGCACACCTACGGCTTTTTGGGCTACCCGGTGCTGCAGGCGGCCGACATCGTGCTCTACAACGCGCACCTCGTGCCGGTGGGCATCGACCAGCTTCCGCACCTGGAGCTGACGCGCGAGATCGTCCGGCATTTCCACCAGATATATAAGAAGGAAGTCTTCGTGCTGCCCGAAGGAAAACTGGGCGAGGTGAAAAAACTCCCCGGACTCGACGGGCGCAAGATGAGCAAGAGCTACGGCAACGCCATCTTTTTGTCGGATACCCCCGCCGAGCGCGAACACAAGATTCTGCGGCAGATGGTCACCGACCCCGCGCGCGTCCGCCGCAACGACCCCGGCAACCCGGATGTGTGCCACGTCCACTCGTTCCACAAGGTTTTCAGCGATGCCGCCACCTGCGCGCAGATCGATAAGGATTGCCGCTCCGCCGCCATCGGCTGCGTGGACTGCAAGAAGATATTGGTGAAGAACATCGCCGCCCGCATGGCGAAGTTCGACGCCGAGCGCCCCGTGTGGGCGGCCCGGCCGAAGAAGGTGATGGAGGTGATGCACGACGGCACCGCGAAAGCCCGCAAGGTGGCGGAGGCCACGCTGCGCGCCGCCGAAGACGCCATCGGCATCTCCCTCCCCGATTTCGAGTAGCGGAAGCGGGGGATGGCTCCACGCCAACTTTTTTTGTCGAATAAAAGCTTTGCGACAAATTATTGAATGGGCCTTTCATCCTTTCTAAGTTCCAAATATGTTTTAGGGGCTTCCTTGGTCAATCCTTTGGCATACGTTGCAACTAGCCGATTCCCCTGCTCGTCAAAACTAATGTTCCCTATGAGGCATGATTCAGCAACATCTGGATTAATAACCCGCAAACGCAAATAGTTGGCCTTGGTCCATGAAAGAACTGCTTTGTGAAGTGGAGTGAAGTGGAGTGTAGTCGCGGTTTATTTCACTTCTCTTCCCAGTTTTAAGCCCCATTACATTCAGACAAAACCCTAAAATTCTGAAAGACTTATAATTTGGAAATCCCCCCATCCGAAGTATTTCATCATAAAGCAATCGCCGAAGTTTAAATTTGACGATCTTCCACGATTTGCCATTCCCGGATAATCCAAAAAACTTACCCCACACCGCGTTGTGCTGAATGCCCCAACACTTATCTGGCGGTGCCTTTACTGAAGCGGCAGAGAATATGATCTCAAACATAAGTTCCGCGATATGGTCGTAAAAGTCCCAATCCTTCCGCTCCCGCACCCGTAGCTTAGCTGGTGCTGGTGAATTATGTTGCTCAATTGATTTTATGGCATCTCTAACAAAACTGACCGCAACTGTGAATCTCTTGTAAATATCCGTTGAATAATAATCTGACGGAATATCGTTGATTTTGTAAACTTCCCGGAGTGATGAGCTTTTTATATTCTCAAGAGCACGGTACAAGACAAAGGAGTGTTGGCCCCAACTGCCACTATCAAGGTAGCTTTTTAGGGTGATTAGCACGGCCCTTGAATAAGCTTCAAGCTGAGATGCGTCCCATGCCCAGACAGCCTCATAGTGAATATCAAGCGGGGAGCCGTGATTAGAACCTAGCGCTTCCACTAGCTGATAGTTGCCATATATAGTCTTGCTAAAGGGTTTCAAATATCCAATTAACCCGGAATCGTAGCCTTCATCTTCATGATACAAGATCGAGTCTTTGCTGTTAATCGCCTCTGTGGAGATGTTTTTTGCGAATTGGCCTATTGGAACGCCGTATTTTCCGGTTTTGGCGATAGCATTGAAGAATGCAATCGCTGTCCCGGGTGACGACGCAATAATATGCCTACATAGTTTCCGATTGCCGATTAGCAGCAAAACGTCATGAGCATAATCACCGGCATCGCTATTGCGCTTCTTTCCTTCCTCTTTCGTTTTGGTGTTGTTCTGCCATTTAGGAGAATCTTGTCTTGAGAGGCTAACTAAAGGTTCGGCGGATCGGGCTAATTCAGCCGCAATAACTGGAAGTTCGCTCTCTGATCCCTTCAAAATTAATTTAAATAGCTCCTGCGCATATTTTCGGTAGTTTTTTCCGCTGAACACGGGGGGCTTAATGGCAGCATAGTAAATCCAAGTTAGCGCAAGTGAGAGGAAAAGGCCGCCGAGTAATCCTTGCCATA contains the following coding sequences:
- a CDS encoding glutamyl-tRNA reductase, with the translated sequence MALVILGLNHNTAPVEVREKLAFNQKHLEEAAEQIFARIPEIDEKVILSTCNRVEIYAHVEDAEKGLQALKNFLYRYHELDAGSLEPYFYSYAHEQAVEHLFKVSSSLDSMVMGEPQILGQVKDAYQNARKVKATGRILNQLFEKAFSVAKRVRTETAVAESAVSISYAAVELAEKIFGSLEGRTVLLIGAGEMIELAGKHLVNQGVKTILVANHHYERAANLAVKLGGSAVPFEQFPDEFADADIVLSSTAAPHYVIKRDMVEKAMRARAGRPVFFIDIAVPRDIEPSVNDIPNVFLYDIDDLGKVVDANRREREKEAVKAMEIIQAEVSRFSDWLDQLEMEPMIVALRQKALEIKERELQKTFARLNLDDKQREAVNAMASAMVNKILHDPTLQLKRHAVKGEDPHHRRSITELAKHLFNLE
- the hemC gene encoding hydroxymethylbilane synthase; translation: MAKLHLRIGTRSSPLALWQAEHIKGEMLKFVEVGSVELVKIKTTGDKILDVPLAKVGGKGLFTKEIEEAMLREEIDLAVHSMKDVPTAVPEGLEVAIITKRENPLDSLVSRGVAFRDLPQGARIGTSSLRRKCQLLRVRPDFRIVDVRGNVQTRLKKMESGKWDAVILAAAGMIRLGYENDITELLDPAISLPAVGQGALALETRAGNEEVNAIVRRLHHQPSAICVEAERAFLGRLGGGCQVPIGAYGVISGETLILEGLVSDLAGKRYFRETIAVNPAKRLEAGVRLAETLLRAGAEEVLAEFYA
- a CDS encoding fused MFS/spermidine synthase; the encoded protein is MAYMVYAATIGLSAFLLFLVQPMVAKMILPLFGGGAAVWLTCVIFFQLLLFAGYASSHWVVTKYGARRHLMYQAGLTALSLLFVPFAVTYGHGIEPPAGIFLILLATVGVPYFVLSTTSPVVQRWLAADARYSGANPYILYVVSNAGSLAGLFAYPLLIETGISTGMQAALWAALYALYAALVAACVYCFHSTAERTSAAPAAPGEMAAPAVAPKTRRGWVVRSMIPSAALIVITHYLTQDVVNFPLLWVLPLALYLLSFVICFAFPAVSRAGQLRALTVLIPILLLLLFHDGRAAAPFYAKIAVALAALFGIAMFFHGNLEREKPHKFLLTSFYLHISLGGLLGSIGAGIIAPLIFKTQFEFSLVILAAIFLIVTSDFPLRRSAALAFNLALVSVATLGWARQEMGWHTEVVEAARSFYGTYRVEDVRNNDGAAYRQLVAGTHIHGIQRIGGGEPLAYYHEQSGVGLALRRLPAVRRVAVIGLGAGVMAAYGKAGGRYDFYELDPVVAGLARRHFTYIAESGAEVNIITGDGRLNLRNAPNGSYDLIVVDAFTSGSIPAHLITAEFTREALAKLAPDGLLMYNISNRHVDLLPVLRGNAASLGLRIARHIAPAVEEEQKFTAVWVALARGPALFDALTTGDPHWHKPGGPVAFWSDAKSDVWTLLKFR
- a CDS encoding site-2 protease family protein, producing the protein MPPVREFSTVQTIAVMALPLIFAIVLHEIAHGYMAYRKGDDTALRMGRLSLNPIHHIDPFGTILLPLVFFFSTGMLFAMAKPVPVNFFALRRPKEDMVWVAAAGPGTNLLLALFSALLIWGAGFFDSRTDYYIAFMNQKLIPADASPIMFPIVGMLYYSVLLNVILAVINLIPIPPADGGRIMVGLLPHKAAAAYSRIEPVGVILLMVIILFDPLGIVRHVIWPLIEGIVNLLV
- the trpS gene encoding tryptophan--tRNA ligase, yielding MTKKRVLSGMQSSGKLHLGNYLGALENWVEMQKDYDCFYFVADWHALSTNYEDTANLKENVIDIGINWLAAGLKPDTCTMFIQSLIPQHAVLHLLFSMITPIPWLERVPSYKEKMENVSSRDLHTYGFLGYPVLQAADIVLYNAHLVPVGIDQLPHLELTREIVRHFHQIYKKEVFVLPEGKLGEVKKLPGLDGRKMSKSYGNAIFLSDTPAEREHKILRQMVTDPARVRRNDPGNPDVCHVHSFHKVFSDAATCAQIDKDCRSAAIGCVDCKKILVKNIAARMAKFDAERPVWAARPKKVMEVMHDGTAKARKVAEATLRAAEDAIGISLPDFE